From the genome of Denticeps clupeoides chromosome 4, fDenClu1.1, whole genome shotgun sequence, one region includes:
- the rpp40 gene encoding ribonuclease P protein subunit p40 isoform X1, protein MGARHLLAHPTIFISTETLSEMSPELEKCARNLLVCEKSSFRNEKSRYDIHVSQHYFNYKVSVLIPECAVLPATVAGLMDSFGPYYRVRDLPVYKLLEENFLENVLKRGNFYALSYKTRIDEDNTVAFLPTGQLILSVDKDTYERLGLEGKPSQYNHRQVMRYVVTVDVTEKSMAPGSKRYQRVLASLTERVPMKCDFLFSRHKNAAAAAEDGALKALLSQFKYDTHKPILKTHTLKDMLHPSLKSSDLRGDGPLFSPHHFLEWLGAVNLDITCSDPVDSFLSIYNCPEPHTPMSQGMLCTLTGLLLPEDLHSLLQELRNYFDEPKFSSWLAMTVHGFVDSPVAWGTTEHGFLKGGENFYTIVVLNNQDYWLHMATGSHDGCPP, encoded by the exons ATGGGAGCAAGGCATCTGCTCGCCCACCCCACAATATTCATTAGTACGGAGACATTGTCAGAAATGTCCCCCGAATTGGAGAAATGCGCGCGGAACTTACTAGTGTGCGAGAAGTCCAGCTTCCGGAACGAGAAATCTCGCTACGACATCCACGTGTCCCAACACTATTTCAATTACAAG GTGTCGGTGTTGATACCCGAGTGCGCGGTCCTCCCTGCCACCGTCGCCGGACTGATGGACAGTTTCGGTCCGTATTATCGGGTCCGAGATCTGCCCGTGTACAAGCTGCTGGAGGAGAACTTTCTGGAAAACGTTCTGAAGAGAG GAAATTTCTATGCACTGTCCTACAAAACCAGAATCGACGAAGACAACACTGTAGCGTTCCTACCAACTG GCCAGTTAATACTGTCTGTGGACAAGGACACATATGAGCGGCTGGGTTTGGAGGGAAAACCATCACAATACAACCACAGACAGGTCATGAGATATG TTGTGACTGTAGACGTCACAGAGAAGTCGATGGCCCCTGGATCAAAACGATACCAGCGGGTACTGGCAAGTCTAACAGAGCGGGTGCCAATGAAATGTGACTTCCTGTTCTCCAGACATAAGAATG ctgctgctgctgctgaggatgGGGCATTGAAGGCTCTGCTCAGCCAGTTCAaatatgacacacacaaacccatcctgaaaactcacacactgAAGGACATGCTCCATCCTTCTCTCAAGTCCTCAGACCTACGTGGCGACGGCCCCTTGTTCAGCCCACATCACTTCCTGGAGTGGCTTGGTGCGGTCAACCTGGATATCACCTG CAGTGACCCAGTTGATTCCTTCCTATCCATCTACAACTGCCCTGAGCCCCACACCCCCATGAGCCAAGGCATGCTGTGCACCTTAACAGGGCTGCTTCTTCCTGAGGATCTTCATTCTCTACTGCAGGAGCTGAG AAATTATTTTGATGAGCCCAAGTTCTCATCCTGGCTGGCCATGACTGTGCATGGTTTTGTGGACAGCCCTGTTGCCTGGGGAACCACGGAGCACGGCTTCCTGAAGGGTGGGGAGAACTTCTACACCATCGTTGTCTTGAACAACCAGGACTATTGGCTACACATGGCCACAGGGTCCCATGATGGCTGCCCACCATGA
- the rpp40 gene encoding ribonuclease P protein subunit p40 isoform X2, with amino-acid sequence MGARHLLAHPTIFISTETLSEMSPELEKCARNLLVCEKSSFRNEKSRYDIHVSQHYFNYKVSVLIPECAVLPATVAGLMDSFGPYYRVRDLPVYKLLEENFLENVLKRGNFYALSYKTRIDEDNTVAFLPTGQLILSVDKDTYERLGLEGKPSQYNHRQVMRYVVTVDVTEKSMAPGSKRYQRVLASLTERVPMKCDFLFSRHKNAAAAAEDGALKALLSQFKYDTHKPILKTHTLKDMLHPSLKSSDLRGDGPLFSPHHFLEWLGAVNLDITCDPVDSFLSIYNCPEPHTPMSQGMLCTLTGLLLPEDLHSLLQELRNYFDEPKFSSWLAMTVHGFVDSPVAWGTTEHGFLKGGENFYTIVVLNNQDYWLHMATGSHDGCPP; translated from the exons ATGGGAGCAAGGCATCTGCTCGCCCACCCCACAATATTCATTAGTACGGAGACATTGTCAGAAATGTCCCCCGAATTGGAGAAATGCGCGCGGAACTTACTAGTGTGCGAGAAGTCCAGCTTCCGGAACGAGAAATCTCGCTACGACATCCACGTGTCCCAACACTATTTCAATTACAAG GTGTCGGTGTTGATACCCGAGTGCGCGGTCCTCCCTGCCACCGTCGCCGGACTGATGGACAGTTTCGGTCCGTATTATCGGGTCCGAGATCTGCCCGTGTACAAGCTGCTGGAGGAGAACTTTCTGGAAAACGTTCTGAAGAGAG GAAATTTCTATGCACTGTCCTACAAAACCAGAATCGACGAAGACAACACTGTAGCGTTCCTACCAACTG GCCAGTTAATACTGTCTGTGGACAAGGACACATATGAGCGGCTGGGTTTGGAGGGAAAACCATCACAATACAACCACAGACAGGTCATGAGATATG TTGTGACTGTAGACGTCACAGAGAAGTCGATGGCCCCTGGATCAAAACGATACCAGCGGGTACTGGCAAGTCTAACAGAGCGGGTGCCAATGAAATGTGACTTCCTGTTCTCCAGACATAAGAATG ctgctgctgctgctgaggatgGGGCATTGAAGGCTCTGCTCAGCCAGTTCAaatatgacacacacaaacccatcctgaaaactcacacactgAAGGACATGCTCCATCCTTCTCTCAAGTCCTCAGACCTACGTGGCGACGGCCCCTTGTTCAGCCCACATCACTTCCTGGAGTGGCTTGGTGCGGTCAACCTGGATATCACCTG TGACCCAGTTGATTCCTTCCTATCCATCTACAACTGCCCTGAGCCCCACACCCCCATGAGCCAAGGCATGCTGTGCACCTTAACAGGGCTGCTTCTTCCTGAGGATCTTCATTCTCTACTGCAGGAGCTGAG AAATTATTTTGATGAGCCCAAGTTCTCATCCTGGCTGGCCATGACTGTGCATGGTTTTGTGGACAGCCCTGTTGCCTGGGGAACCACGGAGCACGGCTTCCTGAAGGGTGGGGAGAACTTCTACACCATCGTTGTCTTGAACAACCAGGACTATTGGCTACACATGGCCACAGGGTCCCATGATGGCTGCCCACCATGA
- the LOC114787816 gene encoding protein phosphatase 1 regulatory subunit 3G-like, whose product MDAQQSHRERVASSAEGEPGEVGVERLLSALKAPGGDDERDGDLKDRRRAKSLAECPDRAAKRVQFADTLGLDLEDVVHFSAAEDPRVPPKALNRLQSYPPDPGRQSPTVARLVPTFAVPAEPRDMPSLLRDRRVALERVAVSGFDVTGTVRTLKGDTVREEVGVRYTFNAWRTCVDAQAARVADGAGRFTFTLCAPPYLERGSSVQFAVFYRTDQGDFWDNNMGQNYVLRLDYA is encoded by the coding sequence ATGGACGCGCAGCAGAGTCACCGGGAGCGCGTCGCGAGTTCGGCCGAAGGGGAGCCGGGAGAAGTGGGCGTGGAGCGCCTGCTGTCGGCATTAAAGGCCCCCGGAGGAGACGACGAGCGGGACGGCGACCTTAAGGACAGGCGCCGCGCTAAATCCTTAGCGGAGTGTCCCGACCGCGCCGCCAAACGGGTGCAGTTTGCGGACACGCTCGGCCTGGACCTGGAGGACGTGGTGCACTTCAGCGCCGCCGAGGACCCGCGCGTCCCCCCCAAAGCGCTCAACAGGTTGCAGAGTTACCCGCCCGACCCCGGCCGCCAGAGCCCGACGGTGGCGCGCCTGGTCCCGACGTTCGCCGTGCCGGCGGAGCCGCGCGACATGCCGTCCCTGCTCCGGGACCGTCGCGTTGCGCTGGAGCGGGTCGCGGTCTCTGGTTTCGACGTCACCGGGACCGTCCGCACGCTGAAGGGGGACACCGTCCGGGAGGAGGTGGGCGTGCGGTACACGTTCAACGCCTGGAGGACGTGCGTGGACGCGCAGGCCGCGCGCGTGGCCGACGGGGCGGGCCGGTTCACCTTCACCCTGTGCGCGCCGCCGTACCTGGAGCGGGGCTCGTCGGTGCAGTTCGCCGTGTTCTATCGCACCGACCAGGGCGACTTCTGGGACAACAACATGGGGCAGAATTACGTCCTGAGGCTGGATTACGCCTAG
- the lyrm4a gene encoding LYR motif-containing protein 4, whose protein sequence is MASSTRAQVISLYRMLLRESRKFPSYNYRTYALRRVRDGFRENLNVDNPKTLDMLLNRAREGLAVIKRQVCIGRFYSTQKTIVEGRNLADF, encoded by the exons ATGGCGTCGTCCACCAGGGCGCAGGTGATCTCTCTCTACAGAATGCTTTTGAGAGAGAGTAGAAAGTTTCCTTCGTACAATTACAG GACCTATGCGTTACGTAGAGTCAGAGATGGCTTCAGGGAGAACCTAAATGTCGACAATCCAAAAACCTTGGACATGCTTCTGAATCGAGCAAGGGAGGGTCTTGCTGTCATCAAAAGACAG GTCTGCATTGGTCGGTTCTACTCCACACAGAAGACCATCGTCGAGGGCAGGAACCTGGCGGACTTCTGA